The Chitinophaga caeni genome segment CAACTGGGCTTGGAACCCGTTAAGGTTAGAATACGCGAAGGCCTGGCCATTCTGAACGGTACTTCCGCGATGACCGGTATCGGGCTGGTGAATATTATTTACGCGAAGAAATTGGTGGCCTGGAGTACGATTTTGTCTTCTATGATTAACGAGGTGGTGGAAGCATTCGATGATCACCTTTCCCATGAACTGAACGTAGTGAAACGTCATGCCGGTCAAAACAGGATCGCGGAACACATGCGCTACATCCTCAGTGATAGCAAAATGGTGCGGCATAGGCCAGATCACCTGTACAAGGAGCTGGAAGAGGAGGTTTTTAAGGACAAAGTGCAGGAATATTATTCATTGAGATGCGTACCGCAGGTACTTGGCCCGATTTACGATACTTTGAATCACGCGGAAACCATCGTGGTAGGGGAGTTAAACTCCGTGAGCGATAACCCGGTGGTAGATCATAAAGCAGGCAATGTATTCCACGGGGGGAATTTCCATGGCGATTATATCTCCTTGGAAATGGATAAAATAAAGATTGCCATCACGAAATTGTCGATGCTATCGGAAAGACAGTTAAACTACCTGATGAACGATAAGCTGAACCATAAATTCCCGCCCTTTATGAACTTGGGCAAATTAGGGTTCAACTTCGGGATGCAGGGGGTACAATTTACTGCTACCTCTACCGTCGCGGAAAATCAAACTTTATCATTCCCGATGTACGTGCATAGCATACCGAACAATAATGATAACCAGGATATCGTGAGCATGGGCTGCAACGCTGCGGAGATGGCCGCCAAGGTCATTGAAAATACTTTCGAAGTAGTGTCTATCCAGGTGATGACCCTGTTGCAAGCGGTCGATTACCTGGGTTGCGAGACCCGGTTAAGCACATTTTCGCGTAAAATATACCAAGATGTGCGGGCTATTTTCCCTAAATTTATTGAGGACAGCCCGAAATTCCAGGATGTTAGGAATATTAAACAGTACTTGATGGAAACCGAACCATTGAGTATATAGTCTGCGGGATTCATGAACAAAGTTACGAGGGCATAAATAAAGGCTTACCGCTTCCGAAATGGCGTAAGCTGTATAAGTATTGCTAAAAGATATAAAAAGAATAATAGATGAAATGCGCATTAGTTACAGGTGGTTCCAGGGGGATTGGCAGGGCAGTTTGCTTAAAAATGGCATCTCGGGGTTATTATGTATTGATCAATTATAAAGGTAACCAGGCGGCGGCTGAAGAAACTTTGGCCGCGGTGAGGGAACTGGGTAGCGATGGCGAAATTATGCAGTTCGATGTTGCAG includes the following:
- a CDS encoding HAL/PAL/TAL family ammonia-lyase gives rise to the protein MVVLGSNALSLAEVHQVLFGREALTLEPTAVQNVQDNFDFLENFASKKLIYGINTGFGPMAQYRINEEDKLQLQYNLIRSHSSGAGKPLSPLFTKSLMLARLNSFMQGHSGVHPSVVHLLAEMINRDIYPCIYEHGGVGASGDLVQLSHLAHCLIGEGEVLYQDKIQVAADVFQQLGLEPVKVRIREGLAILNGTSAMTGIGLVNIIYAKKLVAWSTILSSMINEVVEAFDDHLSHELNVVKRHAGQNRIAEHMRYILSDSKMVRHRPDHLYKELEEEVFKDKVQEYYSLRCVPQVLGPIYDTLNHAETIVVGELNSVSDNPVVDHKAGNVFHGGNFHGDYISLEMDKIKIAITKLSMLSERQLNYLMNDKLNHKFPPFMNLGKLGFNFGMQGVQFTATSTVAENQTLSFPMYVHSIPNNNDNQDIVSMGCNAAEMAAKVIENTFEVVSIQVMTLLQAVDYLGCETRLSTFSRKIYQDVRAIFPKFIEDSPKFQDVRNIKQYLMETEPLSI